A genomic segment from Bacillus cereus G9842 encodes:
- a CDS encoding ASCH domain-containing protein: MNQLAQTYWNTYWGNNKKPESVIAWQFGDSPNYLAQLVIDGIKTATCSGHIFYELENEPLPTTNDYSIILNSNDEPVAIIKIIEVTVTPMNEVSEEFAIAEGEGDRTYNYWRDTHVRFFTKELNELGLNFSEDMLLVCERFELVDVNNKVKL; the protein is encoded by the coding sequence ATGAATCAATTAGCACAGACATATTGGAATACTTATTGGGGAAACAATAAAAAACCAGAATCTGTTATAGCTTGGCAATTTGGAGATTCCCCTAATTATCTTGCACAACTAGTAATTGACGGTATTAAAACTGCTACATGCTCCGGTCACATTTTTTATGAATTAGAAAATGAACCGCTACCGACCACTAATGATTATAGTATTATACTTAATAGTAATGATGAACCTGTAGCTATTATTAAGATAATAGAAGTAACTGTAACACCAATGAATGAAGTAAGCGAAGAATTCGCTATCGCTGAAGGCGAAGGAGATCGTACTTATAATTACTGGAGAGACACCCATGTTCGTTTTTTTACAAAGGAACTAAATGAGCTTGGTCTTAATTTCTCTGAAGATATGTTACTCGTCTGTGAGCGTTTTGAACTTGTTGATGTGAACAATAAAGTGAAATTATAA
- the uppP gene encoding undecaprenyl-diphosphate phosphatase UppP, which yields MSDIIIAFILGIVEGLAEFLPISSTGHLILVGHLLDFEGERAKTFEIVIQLGAILAIAILYHKRLVSLCNIKPLLRKEKKFNAFHVFLGVFPAVVAGLLLHDIIKTYLFQPYTVVIGLVAGAIVMIFAEVKKKEATAYSLDDLTYRQALTIGLFQCLAVYPGFSRAGSTISGGLLAKVNYKTASEFSFLIALPVMVGATGLDLLKSWEYLSVDDIPMFAVGFITSFTVAMLAVVTFLKLLEKIGLKPFAYYRILLAILFTLFVLL from the coding sequence ATGAGCGATATCATTATTGCCTTCATACTCGGTATTGTAGAAGGATTAGCTGAATTTTTACCTATATCTTCTACTGGCCACCTTATATTAGTCGGGCATTTATTAGACTTTGAAGGAGAAAGAGCAAAAACGTTTGAAATTGTTATTCAGCTAGGCGCAATTTTAGCTATTGCAATTTTATATCATAAACGTCTCGTTTCTCTATGTAATATTAAGCCTCTTCTACGGAAAGAGAAAAAATTCAACGCGTTTCATGTATTTCTTGGCGTATTTCCGGCAGTAGTGGCTGGTTTGCTACTACATGATATTATTAAAACATACTTATTTCAGCCATACACTGTTGTGATTGGACTTGTAGCAGGGGCAATTGTTATGATCTTTGCAGAAGTAAAAAAGAAAGAGGCAACCGCCTATTCACTGGACGATTTAACATACCGTCAAGCTTTAACAATTGGATTATTTCAGTGCTTAGCAGTATACCCTGGCTTCTCTAGAGCTGGCTCTACTATCTCTGGAGGTCTATTAGCAAAAGTAAATTATAAAACCGCATCCGAGTTCTCTTTTCTAATAGCTCTTCCTGTAATGGTTGGAGCTACAGGCTTAGACTTACTAAAAAGCTGGGAGTATTTAAGTGTCGATGACATCCCTATGTTTGCGGTAGGATTCATTACCTCTTTTACCGTAGCGATGCTAGCGGTAGTAACTTTTCTAAAGCTTTTAGAGAAGATAGGTTTAAAACCTTTTGCATACTATCGTATTTTGTTGGCTATCTTATTTACGCTTTTCGTATTACTATAG
- a CDS encoding ABC transporter permease, producing MVNLLYTELLKLKRSNMFLISIIGAGVAPFLVVVASYIHIKTKQPTPTIWFHQLFTDVNLYTTLVIGFPLYGVVVAYLLTREYAEDTLKNLLTIPVSRISFIISKFIILFLWIMMLTLVAWTLTLILGLLGNFPGFNIALLLSSFLEFLICGGLLFLLSSPIVLLTLVMKSYVPPIILTVIITLTNLMLVNSKHKDLFPWTATLDIANNELQPTYPPEYSYIIIAVTTISGFIATLFYFKKVDIH from the coding sequence TTGGTTAATCTACTCTATACAGAACTCTTAAAATTAAAACGCTCTAATATGTTTTTAATTAGCATTATTGGTGCTGGTGTCGCACCTTTCTTAGTTGTAGTAGCCTCTTATATACATATAAAAACAAAACAGCCAACTCCGACTATTTGGTTCCATCAATTATTCACTGATGTTAACTTATATACTACTTTAGTTATAGGATTCCCCTTATATGGAGTAGTGGTTGCATATTTGCTTACCCGCGAATATGCAGAAGATACACTAAAAAATTTACTAACTATCCCCGTGTCGCGCATTAGCTTTATTATAAGTAAATTCATCATTCTCTTTCTTTGGATCATGATGCTAACTTTAGTCGCTTGGACACTTACTTTAATATTAGGGCTATTGGGGAATTTCCCTGGTTTTAACATTGCTTTACTTTTAAGTTCTTTCCTAGAATTTTTAATATGTGGTGGACTTCTCTTTCTATTGTCTTCACCTATTGTACTACTAACTCTTGTCATGAAGAGCTATGTACCGCCCATTATATTAACAGTCATTATTACACTGACCAATCTTATGCTCGTAAACTCCAAGCATAAAGATTTATTTCCGTGGACCGCTACTCTAGATATCGCAAATAATGAATTACAACCGACATATCCACCAGAGTATTCTTATATCATCATTGCAGTAACAACAATTTCCGGATTTATTGCAACACTATTCTATTTTAAAAAAGTAGACATTCATTAA
- a CDS encoding DsbA family oxidoreductase: MKIEVWSDFVCPFCYIGKRRLEMALEQFPHKKDVEVEFKSFELDPNTPVYSGTSINEVLASKYGISIEEAKRNNVQLGNHAASMGLSFNFDEMKPTNTFDAHRLAKFAKNHGKEKEITENLLFAYFTESKNLSDVDTLATIAEASGLDKQEALNVINDKNAYANDVRIEEAIAQQYQISGVPYFIINQKYAISGAQPLETFVGALQQVWEEENPAPKLQELSVDGGSDLSCTDGSCSVPSKEQ; this comes from the coding sequence ATGAAAATTGAGGTTTGGTCGGATTTTGTATGCCCATTTTGCTATATTGGGAAACGTAGATTAGAGATGGCTTTAGAGCAATTTCCACATAAGAAGGATGTTGAAGTTGAGTTTAAAAGTTTTGAGTTGGATCCGAATACTCCCGTTTACTCTGGAACAAGTATTAATGAAGTGCTTGCATCAAAGTATGGGATTAGTATTGAAGAAGCTAAGCGTAATAACGTACAGCTAGGAAATCATGCAGCTAGTATGGGTTTAAGTTTTAATTTTGATGAGATGAAGCCGACGAATACGTTTGATGCGCATCGTCTTGCGAAGTTTGCAAAGAATCATGGAAAAGAAAAGGAGATTACGGAAAATCTACTTTTTGCATATTTCACTGAATCGAAAAATTTAAGTGATGTGGATACACTTGCTACTATTGCTGAAGCTTCAGGTTTAGATAAGCAAGAAGCTTTAAATGTTATTAATGATAAAAATGCGTACGCAAATGATGTTAGAATTGAAGAAGCGATTGCTCAGCAATATCAAATTTCGGGAGTGCCTTATTTTATTATTAATCAAAAGTATGCTATTTCAGGTGCACAACCACTTGAAACTTTTGTTGGTGCACTCCAGCAAGTTTGGGAAGAAGAGAATCCTGCACCGAAGTTACAGGAACTTTCAGTAGATGGTGGAAGCGACCTTTCTTGTACTGATGGAAGTTGTTCAGTGCCGTCAAAAGAACAATAG